The following proteins are encoded in a genomic region of Ailuropoda melanoleuca isolate Jingjing chromosome 10, ASM200744v2, whole genome shotgun sequence:
- the LOC100468353 gene encoding trace amine-associated receptor 2 gives MYSFMAGAIFITVFGNLAMIISISYFKQLHTPTNFLILSMAVTDFLLGFTIMPYSMVRSVETCWYFGLTFCKIHYSFDLMLSITSIFHLCSVAIDRFYAICYPLRYSTKITIPLIKRLLLLCWSVPRAFAFGVVFSEAYADGIEGYGILVACSSSCPVMFNKLWGTTLFMAGFFTPGSVMVGIYGKIFAVSRKHACAINNLTENQNNQMRKDKKAAKTLGIVMGVFLLCWFPCFFTILLDPFLDFSTPVVLFDALTWFGYFNSTCNPLIYGFFYPWFRRALKYILLGKIFSSHFHNTNLFTQKETE, from the coding sequence ATGTATTCCTTTATGGCAGGAGCCATATTCATCACGGTGTTTGGCAATCTTGCCATGATCATTTCCATTTCCTACTTCAAGCAGCTTCATACACCAACCAACTTCCTCATCCTCTCCATGGCAGTCACCGATTTCCTTCTGGGGTTCACCATCATGCCCTACAGTATGGTCAGATCAGTGGAGACTTGCTGGTATTTCGGGCTTACATTTTGCAAGATTCATTATAGTTTTGACCTGATGCTCAGCATAACGTCCATTTTCCATCTTTGCTCGGTGGCCATCGATAGATTTTATGCTATCTGTTACCCTTTACGTTATTCCACGAAAATAACGATTCCCCTCATTAAGCGGCTGCTACTTCTCTGCTGGTCGGTCCCCAGAGCATTTGCTTTTGGGGTGGTGTTCTCCGAGGCCTACGCCGATGGAATAGAAGGCTATGGTATCTTGGTGGCGTGTTCCAGTTCCTGTCCAGTGATGTTCAACAAGCTTTGGGGGACCACCTTGTTTATGGCAGGTTTCTTCACTCCAGGGTCTGTGATGGTGGGGATTTACGGCAAGATTTTTGCAGTGTCAAGAAAACATGCTTGTGCAATCAATAACTtgacagaaaatcaaaataaccAAATGAGGAAAGACAAAAAAGCGGCCAAAACTTTAGGAATAGTGATGGGTGTTTTCTTATTATGTTGGTTTCCCTGTTTCTTCACAATTTTATTGGATCCCTTTTTGGACTTCTCTACTCCCGTGGTTTTGTTTGATGCTTTGACATGGTTTGGTTATTTTAACTCCACGTGTAATCCCTTAATATACGGTTTCTTCTATCCCTGGTTTCGCAGAGCGCTGAAGTACATTTTACTGGGTAAAATATTCAGCTCACATTTCCATAATACTAATTTGTTTACtcaaaaagaaactgaatag
- the LOC100465089 gene encoding trace amine-associated receptor 3 codes for MDLTYIPEDLSSCPKFGNKSCPPINRSLHVRVIMYSIMTAAMFITIFGNLVIMISISHFKQLHSPTNFLILSMATTDFLLGFVIMPYSMVRSVESCWYFGDGFCKFHASFDMMLSLTSIFHLCSIAIDRFYAVCYPLHYSATMTTSMIKRLLAFCWSAPALFSFSLVLSEANVAGMQSYEILVACFHFCALTFNKFWGTILFTTCFFTPGSIMVGIYGKIFIVSKRHARVISNMPENTKREVKKNLSKKKDRKAAKTLGIVMGVFLACWLPCFLAVLIDPYLDYSTPIIVLDLLVWLGYFNSTCNPLIHGFFYPWFRKALKYIVSGKIFSSHSETANLFPEAH; via the coding sequence ATGGATCTAACTTATATTCCTGAAGACTTATCCAGTTGtccaaaatttggaaataaatctTGCCCTCCCATCAACCGTTCTTTGCATGTCCGAGTGATCATGTATTCTATTATGACTGCAGCCATGTTTATCACCATCTTTGGAAACTTGGTTATAATGATTTCCATATCACATTTCAAACAGCTTCACTCTCCCACAAATTTTCTGATTCTCTccatggcaaccactgatttCCTGCTGGGTTTTGTTATTATGCCATATAGCATGGTACGATCGGTGGAAAGCTGCTGGTATTTTGGGGATGGCTTTTGTAAATTCCATGCAAGCTTTGACATGATGCTCAGCCTAACCTCCATTTTCCATCTGTGTTCCATTGCTATTGATCGATTTTATGCCGTGTGTTACCCTTTACACTACTCGGCCACAATGACCACCTCCATGATAAAGCGACTATTGGCATTTTGCTGGTCGGCCCCTgctcttttttcattcagtttagtTCTATCTGAGGCCAACGTTGCTGGTATGCAGAGCTACGAGATTCTTGTTGcttgtttccatttctgtgcACTTACTTTCAACAAATTTTGGGGGACAATATTGTTCACTACATGTTTCTTTACTCCTGGCTCCATCATGGTTGGAATTTATGGcaaaatctttattgtttccaaACGACATGCTCGAGTTATCAGCAACATGCCTGAAAACACAAAGAGGGAAGTGAAAAAAAACTTATCTaagaaaaaggacaggaaagCAGCTAAGACACTGGGTATAGTAATGGGGGTGTTTCTAGCTTGCTGGCTGCcttgttttcttgctgttttgaTAGACCCATATTTAGACTATTCCACTCCCATAATAGTACTTGATCTTTTAGTGTGGCTTGGGTACTTCAACTCTACTTGCAACCCCCTCATTCATGGTTTTTTTTATCCATGGTTTCGGAAAGCTCTTAAGTATATAGTGTCAGGCAAAATATTTAGCTCTCACTCAGAAACTGCAAATCTGTTCCCTGAagcacattaa